A single Pseudomonas putida DNA region contains:
- a CDS encoding YcgN family cysteine cluster protein has translation MIADSAPFWRRKTLEQLSPQEWESLCDGCGLCCLQKLEDEDDNSVYYTRIACKLLDLDTCQCSDYPNRFAHVPDCIQLTPGKADQFKWLPSTCGYRLVSEGKDLPEWHHLVCGDRKQVHEQRISQSGRMLSEHDVDEDDWEDHLIFRAS, from the coding sequence ATGATCGCTGACAGCGCGCCGTTCTGGCGGCGCAAGACCCTCGAACAACTCAGCCCGCAAGAGTGGGAGTCGCTGTGTGACGGCTGTGGCCTGTGCTGCCTGCAAAAGCTTGAGGACGAAGACGACAACAGCGTCTATTACACGCGCATCGCCTGCAAGCTGCTCGACCTCGATACTTGCCAGTGCAGCGACTACCCCAACCGCTTCGCCCATGTGCCGGACTGCATCCAGCTCACCCCGGGCAAGGCCGACCAGTTCAAATGGTTGCCGAGCACTTGTGGTTACCGCCTGGTCAGCGAGGGCAAGGACCTGCCTGAGTGGCACCATCTGGTCTGCGGTGACCGCAAGCAGGTGCATGAACAGCGCATATCGCAATCGGGGCGTATGCTCAGTGAACATGATGTGGATGAAGACGACTGGGAAGACCACCTGATTTTCCGCGCCAGCTGA
- a CDS encoding GntR family transcriptional regulator, which translates to MKATVQPLAAEVPQDRKTVLAEALRRRILSMELAPGAVVDELALCDEFGLSRPPVRELLRQIAAEGYIELEANRAPRVAAMNHESLHSFFVAAPLVYVATTQLAATNATPAEIETLKGIQAQFRQAIEERDVENRVLYNDAFHLEIGKMAHNDYLLPSLRRLLIDHARLGKIFYRHPTTDDMQCDLEVACDQHDQMIEAIERRDPQAAGQLVREHFELSRRRMAEYAAPQGLDVPIQI; encoded by the coding sequence ATGAAAGCCACCGTCCAACCACTCGCTGCTGAGGTGCCGCAGGACCGTAAAACCGTCCTTGCCGAAGCGCTGCGTCGCCGGATCCTCAGCATGGAACTGGCCCCTGGCGCGGTGGTGGACGAACTGGCACTGTGCGACGAATTTGGCCTGTCGCGCCCCCCGGTCCGTGAGCTGCTGCGCCAGATAGCCGCCGAAGGCTACATCGAGCTGGAGGCCAACCGCGCGCCACGCGTCGCGGCGATGAACCACGAATCGCTGCACAGCTTTTTCGTTGCCGCGCCGCTGGTCTACGTCGCCACCACCCAGCTGGCTGCAACCAATGCCACGCCAGCAGAAATCGAAACGCTCAAAGGCATCCAGGCCCAGTTCCGCCAAGCCATCGAAGAGCGTGACGTTGAAAACCGCGTGCTCTACAACGACGCCTTCCACCTGGAAATCGGCAAGATGGCGCACAACGACTACCTGTTGCCGAGCCTGCGTCGTCTGCTGATCGACCATGCCCGCCTGGGCAAGATCTTCTACCGCCATCCGACCACCGACGACATGCAGTGTGACCTCGAAGTCGCCTGCGACCAGCATGACCAGATGATCGAAGCCATCGAGCGCCGCGACCCACAGGCCGCTGGCCAGCTGGTGCGCGAGCACTTTGAGCTGTCGCGTCGGCGCATGGCCGAATACGCCGCGCCGCAAGGGTTGGATGTACCGATTCAGATATGA
- a CDS encoding YajD family HNH nuclease, with translation MSSASTSAATARLDRILADAKRDKEMGYRDKALRMYPHVCGRCAREFAGKRLSELTVHHRDHNHDNNPQDGSNWELLCLYCHDNEHSRYTDQQYFSEGSTSTPSIAKATHNPFAGLAGMLKKD, from the coding sequence ATGAGTTCGGCTTCCACCTCCGCCGCCACCGCCCGCCTCGACCGCATCCTCGCCGACGCCAAGCGCGACAAGGAGATGGGCTACCGCGACAAAGCCCTGAGAATGTACCCGCACGTGTGCGGCCGTTGCGCCCGCGAATTCGCCGGCAAGCGCCTGAGCGAGCTGACCGTGCACCACCGTGACCACAACCACGACAACAACCCGCAGGACGGCTCCAACTGGGAGCTGCTGTGCCTGTACTGCCACGACAACGAACACTCGCGCTACACCGACCAGCAGTATTTCAGCGAAGGCTCGACCAGCACCCCGAGCATCGCCAAGGCCACCCATAACCCGTTCGCCGGGCTGGCGGGCATGCTGAAAAAAGACTGA
- a CDS encoding D-2-hydroxyacid dehydrogenase, with amino-acid sequence MRVLIAEHDHARYAELLRQALPEVEILTSDDSAELARQAPQCPVWLGQPDLLASLLRQGHKPAWMQSTWAGITPLLAEGLPRDYRLTRAVGIFGQVMAEYMLTYMLGHEREVLSRLVSQVERRWDDRPGRTLEGRKVLIVGTGDIGQRVAEFLVPFGVTLYGIASSAREQAPFVEVAGLADLPRMVGQVDYVLNLLPDTPATHDLYDAALFKCFQPTALFINAGRGAAVVDADLVEALKEGHLAGAVIDVCRQEPLPQRHPFWTAWGLLLTGHSSAPTSPAAMVRLFAENVRAYAEGQGLRGEVDFARGY; translated from the coding sequence ATGCGCGTACTGATCGCTGAGCATGATCATGCTCGATACGCCGAGTTGTTGCGCCAAGCCCTGCCTGAAGTGGAAATCCTGACCAGCGACGACTCCGCCGAACTGGCCCGCCAGGCGCCGCAGTGCCCGGTCTGGCTGGGCCAGCCGGATTTGCTGGCGAGCCTGCTGCGCCAGGGCCACAAGCCGGCATGGATGCAATCGACCTGGGCCGGCATCACGCCGTTGCTGGCCGAGGGCCTGCCGCGTGATTACCGCCTGACCCGCGCCGTGGGCATCTTCGGCCAGGTGATGGCCGAGTACATGCTCACCTACATGCTTGGCCACGAGCGCGAAGTGCTGTCGCGCCTGGTCAGCCAGGTCGAGCGACGCTGGGATGACCGCCCGGGGCGCACCCTGGAGGGGCGCAAGGTGCTGATCGTCGGCACTGGCGATATCGGCCAGCGCGTGGCTGAGTTCCTCGTGCCGTTTGGGGTGACCCTCTACGGCATCGCCAGCAGTGCCCGCGAGCAGGCGCCGTTCGTCGAGGTTGCGGGGCTTGCGGATTTGCCGCGCATGGTCGGGCAGGTGGACTACGTGCTCAACCTGCTGCCGGACACGCCGGCAACCCATGACCTGTATGACGCGGCGCTGTTTAAGTGCTTCCAGCCCACGGCGTTGTTCATCAACGCCGGACGCGGCGCGGCGGTGGTCGATGCCGACCTGGTCGAGGCGTTGAAGGAAGGGCACCTGGCCGGAGCGGTGATCGACGTGTGCCGGCAGGAACCGCTGCCACAACGGCATCCGTTCTGGACCGCCTGGGGGTTGTTGCTGACCGGGCACAGCTCGGCGCCGACCTCACCGGCGGCGATGGTGCGGTTGTTTGCCGAGAATGTGCGGGCGTATGCAGAGGGGCAGGGGTTGCGCGGGGAAGTCGATTTCGCCCGGGGCTACTGA
- a CDS encoding dihydrodipicolinate synthase family protein — MKFEGIYTPAITPLAADGSIDKAAFAEVLEYLVESKIHGVIIGGSTGEYYAHTTQERIELAAQAKDVLNGRLPLIVGTGGIRTEDAVAFAQHAKEIKADALLVGTPPYALPTQQEIALHVKAVDAAAGLPIMLYNYPGRMSVSMGEAFFDAVADVKNIVAIKESSGDMAQLHRLAIKRPNIQLSCGWDDQALEFFAWGAKSWVCAGSNFIPREHVALYEACVIEKNFDKGRKIMAAMMPLMDFLEGGKFVQSIKYGCALNGLSTGGVRKPLYDLDAAEKQELQRVVSELKATIAQIK, encoded by the coding sequence GTGAAATTCGAAGGCATCTACACCCCGGCAATCACTCCGCTGGCTGCGGACGGCTCGATCGACAAGGCGGCGTTCGCCGAAGTGCTCGAATACCTGGTCGAGTCGAAGATCCACGGCGTCATCATCGGCGGCTCTACCGGCGAGTACTACGCCCACACCACCCAGGAGCGCATCGAGCTGGCCGCCCAGGCCAAGGACGTGCTCAACGGCCGCCTGCCACTGATCGTCGGCACCGGTGGCATCCGCACCGAAGACGCCGTGGCCTTCGCCCAGCACGCCAAGGAAATCAAGGCCGATGCGCTGCTGGTCGGCACCCCGCCGTACGCGCTGCCGACCCAGCAGGAAATCGCCCTGCACGTCAAAGCGGTCGACGCTGCCGCCGGCCTGCCGATCATGCTCTACAACTACCCAGGCCGCATGAGCGTCAGCATGGGTGAGGCGTTCTTCGACGCCGTGGCCGACGTGAAGAACATCGTCGCCATCAAGGAAAGCTCCGGTGACATGGCCCAGCTGCACCGCCTGGCCATCAAGCGCCCGAACATCCAGCTGTCGTGCGGTTGGGACGACCAGGCCCTGGAGTTCTTCGCCTGGGGCGCCAAGAGCTGGGTCTGCGCCGGTTCCAACTTCATCCCGCGCGAGCACGTGGCCCTGTACGAGGCCTGCGTGATCGAGAAGAACTTCGACAAGGGGCGCAAGATCATGGCCGCCATGATGCCGCTGATGGACTTCCTCGAAGGTGGCAAGTTCGTCCAGTCGATCAAGTACGGCTGTGCCCTCAACGGCCTGAGCACCGGTGGCGTGCGCAAGCCGCTGTACGACCTCGACGCCGCCGAGAAGCAAGAGCTGCAGCGCGTGGTCAGCGAACTCAAGGCCACCATCGCCCAGATCAAATAA
- a CDS encoding nitroreductase family protein yields the protein MSATPRIADYAINEQFINRWSPRAFTAEPISEETLLSFLEAARWAPSAYNSQPWRFLYARRDTPSWERYLNLLVPFNRSWAQQASALVLIISKTTFAAPGATEEKPALWHTFDTGSAWGHLALQASISGWHTHGMAGFDQALARQELKIPEGYELHAMVAIGKLGDKASLDEALQAREVPSPRRPLSELAAEGDFSL from the coding sequence ATGAGCGCCACCCCACGCATTGCCGATTACGCCATCAACGAGCAGTTCATCAACCGCTGGTCGCCGCGCGCCTTCACCGCCGAACCGATCAGCGAAGAGACCCTGCTGAGCTTCCTCGAAGCGGCACGCTGGGCGCCATCGGCCTACAACTCGCAGCCTTGGCGCTTCCTTTATGCACGCCGCGACACGCCGAGCTGGGAACGCTACCTGAACCTGCTGGTGCCGTTCAACCGCAGCTGGGCGCAGCAGGCCTCGGCACTGGTGCTGATCATTTCCAAGACCACCTTCGCGGCACCTGGTGCCACGGAAGAAAAGCCGGCGCTGTGGCACACCTTCGACACCGGCTCCGCCTGGGGCCACCTGGCACTGCAGGCCAGCATCAGCGGCTGGCACACCCACGGCATGGCCGGGTTCGACCAGGCACTGGCGCGCCAGGAGCTGAAGATTCCAGAAGGTTATGAACTGCATGCCATGGTGGCGATCGGCAAGCTGGGCGACAAGGCCAGCCTGGACGAAGCGCTGCAGGCACGTGAAGTGCCGAGCCCGCGCCGGCCGCTGAGCGAATTGGCGGCTGAGGGTGATTTCAGCCTGTAA
- a CDS encoding YcgL domain-containing protein — translation MKRICSIYKSPRKNEMYLYVLKAEGLERVPEALLPFFGKPVHAFDLVLTPERQLAREDITKVLENLESQGYHLQMPPAEDEYIEHLPEELLRRNDPV, via the coding sequence ATGAAACGTATCTGCTCGATCTACAAGAGCCCACGCAAGAACGAAATGTACCTCTACGTGCTCAAGGCCGAAGGCCTGGAGCGTGTGCCAGAGGCGCTGCTGCCATTCTTTGGCAAGCCTGTGCACGCCTTCGACCTGGTGTTGACCCCAGAGCGCCAGCTGGCCCGCGAGGACATCACCAAGGTGCTGGAAAACCTCGAAAGCCAGGGCTATCACCTGCAGATGCCACCTGCCGAGGACGAGTACATCGAGCACTTGCCCGAAGAGCTGCTGCGCCGTAACGACCCGGTCTGA
- a CDS encoding MFS transporter translates to MTSPNISIEDVPINNFHQLLTLRSGGGSFVDGYVLSIIGVAMVQMSAGLELTSFWQGMIAASALIGIFFGGFFGGWLTDRLGRKRVFFVGPILFMLASVAQFWVESALALFLLRFVIGIAVGIEYPVATSLLVEFLPKKNRGPRLATLTVLWFAGAATAYMAGEAILRHGGDDAWRLVLASAAVIGALLFAIRLGTPESPRWLISKGRSAEAEQVIKQVYGNGFSLKNLPEEPKTRKLSFFSLLHSGYGKRMLFVTMFWTCSVIPVFAVYAFAPKVLGALNLKGDWAAIGSVAITCLFVVGCIIGTRLLNTLGRRTTLLHSFFWSGLALLGLGAFSNGNEMLILVLFGAYALFIGGAQVLQLVYPNELFPTEIRAGAVGVGTSMSRIGAAVGTWLVPIALDSYGIGATMYAAAAVTFVGLAFSVALAPETRSLNLQQAASLG, encoded by the coding sequence ATGACAAGTCCGAATATTTCGATTGAAGATGTACCGATCAACAACTTCCACCAGTTGCTGACCTTGCGTTCCGGTGGCGGTTCGTTCGTCGATGGTTATGTGCTGAGTATCATCGGCGTGGCCATGGTGCAGATGTCCGCTGGCCTTGAGCTGACCAGCTTCTGGCAGGGCATGATCGCCGCCTCGGCGCTGATTGGCATTTTCTTTGGCGGCTTCTTCGGTGGCTGGCTGACCGACCGCCTGGGCCGCAAACGGGTGTTCTTCGTCGGCCCGATCCTGTTCATGCTGGCTTCGGTCGCGCAGTTCTGGGTGGAGTCGGCACTGGCCCTGTTCCTGTTGCGCTTCGTCATCGGCATCGCGGTGGGCATCGAGTATCCGGTGGCGACTTCGCTGCTGGTCGAGTTCCTGCCCAAGAAGAACCGCGGGCCACGCCTGGCCACCCTGACCGTGCTGTGGTTCGCCGGTGCTGCCACAGCCTACATGGCCGGTGAAGCGATCCTGCGTCACGGCGGCGACGATGCCTGGCGCCTGGTGCTGGCCAGTGCCGCGGTGATTGGCGCGCTGCTGTTCGCCATCCGCCTGGGTACCCCTGAATCGCCGCGCTGGCTGATCAGCAAGGGCCGTTCGGCCGAGGCCGAGCAGGTGATCAAACAGGTGTACGGCAACGGCTTCAGCCTGAAGAACCTGCCCGAGGAACCCAAGACCCGCAAGCTGTCGTTCTTCAGCCTGCTGCACTCCGGCTACGGCAAGCGCATGTTGTTCGTCACCATGTTCTGGACCTGCTCGGTGATCCCGGTGTTCGCCGTTTACGCCTTCGCTCCGAAAGTGCTGGGTGCGCTGAACCTGAAAGGCGACTGGGCGGCGATCGGCTCGGTGGCCATCACCTGCCTGTTCGTGGTCGGCTGCATCATCGGCACCCGCCTGCTGAACACCCTCGGCCGGCGCACCACGCTGCTGCACAGCTTCTTCTGGTCGGGGCTGGCGCTTCTCGGCCTGGGCGCCTTCAGCAATGGCAACGAGATGCTCATCCTCGTGCTGTTCGGTGCCTACGCCCTGTTCATTGGCGGCGCCCAGGTACTGCAGCTGGTCTACCCGAACGAACTGTTCCCCACCGAAATCCGTGCTGGCGCCGTGGGCGTAGGCACCTCGATGTCGCGCATCGGCGCCGCAGTCGGCACCTGGCTGGTGCCTATCGCCCTGGATAGCTATGGCATTGGCGCGACCATGTACGCCGCTGCCGCCGTGACCTTCGTCGGCCTGGCCTTCTCGGTCGCCCTGGCCCCGGAAACCCGTTCGCTGAACCTGCAACAGGCCGCTTCGCTGGGCTGA
- a CDS encoding DUF2892 domain-containing protein, with protein MLDIHSAPESREHNVHGLERAGSLAGGALMFSKGLRHGGLIGLLQMVVGGLAVARGVSGHCSTKAWWLRHRQEYHRLRSDIQRSAAELEVLRASAEAATRGVTVTGKDPLTGS; from the coding sequence ATGCTCGATATCCATTCCGCCCCGGAGTCGCGGGAGCACAATGTCCATGGCCTGGAACGCGCCGGCTCACTGGCCGGGGGCGCGCTGATGTTCAGCAAGGGGCTGCGCCACGGCGGCCTGATCGGGTTGTTGCAGATGGTGGTGGGTGGCCTGGCGGTGGCCCGCGGGGTCAGCGGGCATTGCTCGACCAAGGCCTGGTGGCTGAGGCATCGGCAGGAGTATCACCGTTTGCGTTCGGATATACAGCGCAGTGCGGCGGAGCTTGAGGTGCTCAGGGCCAGTGCCGAGGCGGCTACCCGTGGGGTAACCGTGACCGGGAAAGATCCGTTGACTGGCAGCTGA
- a CDS encoding RNA methyltransferase → MANKRYSCIGLFNPKSAENVGSVMRAAGCYGVNSVFYTGKRYERARDFVTDTKRVHYDIPLIGIDDLQRIIPLGCTPVAVELVDGARPLPEYTHPDRAIYIFGPEDGSLSEEVRGWCEETIYIPTEGCMNLAATVNVVLYDRMAKGLNTRSGPKFK, encoded by the coding sequence GTGGCAAACAAACGGTACAGCTGCATCGGCCTGTTCAACCCCAAGTCTGCGGAGAACGTCGGTTCGGTGATGCGCGCAGCGGGTTGCTACGGCGTCAACTCGGTGTTCTACACCGGCAAGCGCTATGAGCGCGCGCGTGACTTCGTCACCGACACCAAGCGGGTGCACTACGACATACCGCTGATCGGCATCGACGACCTGCAGCGCATCATTCCCCTGGGCTGCACGCCGGTGGCGGTGGAGCTGGTGGACGGCGCACGGCCGCTGCCGGAATACACCCACCCGGACCGGGCGATCTATATCTTCGGGCCTGAGGATGGCTCGTTGAGCGAGGAAGTGCGCGGGTGGTGCGAAGAGACCATCTACATCCCCACCGAAGGCTGCATGAACCTCGCGGCGACGGTGAACGTGGTGCTGTATGACCGCATGGCCAAGGGCTTGAACACCCGATCTGGGCCCAAATTCAAATAA
- a CDS encoding aldehyde dehydrogenase — protein sequence MAELLSKEQYAAIAADLQLRTQAFIDGEFRDAISGRTFVTTNPATGKQLAEVAACDVNDVNVAVAAAKRVFEEGTWSKMQPNDRKHVLQKFAQLLEDNAHELAVLEALDSGKPVSECQSVDVPETIHTIRWHAELIDKIYDATAPTGNAAVTMVVREAIGVVGLVLPWNFPLLMLAWKIAPSLAAGCSIVVKPAKETTLSALRVAELAHEAGIPAGVFNLVPGGGREVGEAIGRHMDIPMVSFTGSTDTGRLFLKYAAESNLKRIVLELGGKNPAVVMNDCEDLDEVAQFVTAGAFWNMGENCSASSRLIVHKDVKDELLGLIAKHLKDWKLGDPLDPENRLGAMVSKSHFEKVKSYLEYAAEQKLSIVQGGETEEGVFVQPTIVDNVGRDNKLFVEEIFGPVLSVTSFETIDEAIELANDTVYGLAASAYTGSLRNALRLSREIRAGVVTVNCFGEGDVTTPFGGYKESGFGGRDKSIWAHDQYTELKTIWINAS from the coding sequence ATGGCTGAATTGCTGAGCAAGGAACAATACGCGGCCATCGCCGCCGACCTGCAACTGCGCACCCAGGCGTTCATCGACGGCGAGTTCCGCGATGCCATCTCTGGCCGAACCTTCGTCACCACCAACCCGGCCACCGGCAAGCAACTGGCCGAGGTCGCCGCCTGCGACGTCAACGACGTCAACGTCGCCGTGGCCGCTGCAAAGCGTGTGTTCGAAGAAGGCACCTGGTCGAAGATGCAGCCCAACGACCGCAAGCATGTGCTGCAGAAATTCGCGCAGCTGCTGGAAGACAACGCCCACGAACTGGCGGTGCTCGAAGCGCTGGACAGTGGCAAGCCGGTCAGCGAGTGCCAGAGCGTCGACGTGCCGGAGACCATCCACACCATTCGCTGGCATGCCGAGTTGATCGACAAGATCTACGACGCCACCGCCCCGACCGGCAACGCTGCAGTGACCATGGTGGTGCGTGAAGCCATCGGCGTGGTCGGCCTGGTGCTGCCGTGGAACTTCCCACTGCTGATGCTGGCCTGGAAGATCGCCCCGTCGCTGGCCGCCGGTTGCTCGATCGTGGTCAAGCCGGCCAAGGAGACCACGCTCAGCGCCCTGCGCGTGGCCGAACTGGCCCATGAGGCGGGCATTCCTGCTGGCGTGTTCAACCTGGTGCCTGGCGGTGGCCGTGAAGTAGGTGAGGCCATCGGCCGTCACATGGACATCCCGATGGTCAGCTTCACTGGTTCCACCGACACTGGCCGCCTGTTCCTGAAATACGCTGCCGAGTCCAACCTCAAGCGCATCGTGCTGGAGCTGGGCGGCAAGAACCCGGCTGTGGTCATGAACGACTGCGAAGACCTCGATGAAGTGGCCCAGTTCGTCACCGCCGGCGCGTTCTGGAACATGGGTGAGAACTGCTCGGCATCGTCGCGCCTGATCGTCCACAAGGACGTCAAGGACGAGCTGCTCGGCCTGATCGCCAAGCACCTGAAGGACTGGAAGCTGGGCGATCCCCTCGACCCGGAAAACCGCCTGGGCGCGATGGTCAGCAAGTCGCACTTCGAGAAGGTGAAGTCGTATCTGGAATACGCTGCCGAGCAGAAACTCAGCATCGTTCAAGGTGGCGAGACCGAGGAAGGCGTGTTCGTGCAGCCGACCATCGTCGACAACGTTGGCCGCGACAACAAATTGTTCGTCGAGGAAATCTTTGGGCCGGTGCTGAGCGTGACCAGCTTCGAAACCATTGATGAGGCCATCGAACTGGCCAACGACACCGTTTACGGCCTGGCCGCTTCGGCTTACACCGGCAGCCTGCGCAATGCGCTGCGCCTGTCGCGTGAAATCCGCGCGGGCGTGGTGACGGTCAACTGCTTCGGTGAAGGTGACGTGACCACGCCGTTCGGTGGCTACAAGGAGTCTGGCTTCGGTGGGCGCGACAAGTCCATCTGGGCCCACGACCAGTACACGGAGCTGAAGACCATCTGGATCAACGCTTCGTGA
- the rnd gene encoding ribonuclease D, producing the protein MAIEIHWIRDDQTLAEQCRKWRELPFVALDTEFMRVDTFYPKAGLVQVGDGQRAFLIDPLLIGDWQPLGELLDDSSVVKVLHACSEDLEVLLRLTGKLPQPLFDTQLAAGYLNLGFSMGYSRLVQEVLGIELPKGETRSDWLQRPLSETQVSYAAEDAVHLAELFAALQPRLSGDKYAWVLDDGAELVAALRREVEPQTLYRDVKLAWKLGRQQLAVLRELCAWREREARSRDVPRNRILKEHSLWPMAKSQPDNLSALAKIEEMHPRTIRQDGAYLLELIKRAGNLPSEQWPQPLPEPLPIEAAGILKRLRAIGQAEGERLGIAPELMLRKKALEALLKSGYPNGPYQLPDSLRGWRRERMGQALLDDLAGAGDKQ; encoded by the coding sequence GTGGCCATCGAAATTCACTGGATCCGTGACGACCAGACCCTGGCCGAACAATGCCGCAAGTGGCGCGAACTGCCCTTCGTGGCGCTCGACACCGAATTCATGCGGGTCGACACCTTCTACCCGAAAGCCGGCCTGGTCCAGGTCGGTGACGGGCAGCGGGCTTTCCTCATCGACCCGTTGCTGATCGGCGACTGGCAGCCGCTGGGCGAACTGCTCGACGACAGCAGTGTGGTCAAGGTGCTGCACGCCTGCAGCGAAGACCTTGAAGTGCTGCTGCGCCTGACCGGCAAGCTGCCGCAACCGTTGTTCGACACCCAGCTTGCGGCCGGCTACCTGAACCTGGGCTTCTCCATGGGTTACTCGCGCCTGGTGCAGGAAGTGCTGGGCATCGAGCTGCCCAAGGGCGAAACCCGCTCCGACTGGTTGCAACGCCCGCTGTCGGAAACCCAGGTCAGCTACGCTGCCGAAGATGCCGTGCACCTGGCCGAATTGTTTGCTGCCCTGCAGCCACGCCTGTCCGGCGACAAGTACGCCTGGGTGCTGGATGATGGCGCCGAGCTGGTGGCTGCGTTGCGCCGTGAGGTCGAACCCCAGACCCTGTATCGCGACGTGAAGCTCGCCTGGAAGCTGGGCCGCCAGCAACTGGCGGTGCTGCGCGAGCTGTGCGCCTGGCGCGAACGAGAAGCGCGCAGCCGCGACGTGCCGCGCAATCGCATCCTCAAGGAACACTCGCTGTGGCCCATGGCCAAGAGCCAGCCGGACAACCTTTCGGCCCTGGCCAAGATCGAAGAAATGCACCCGCGCACCATCCGGCAGGACGGCGCCTACCTGCTCGAGCTGATCAAGCGCGCCGGCAACCTGCCGTCCGAGCAATGGCCACAGCCGCTGCCTGAGCCGCTGCCGATCGAAGCCGCCGGTATCCTCAAGCGCCTGCGCGCCATCGGCCAGGCCGAAGGCGAGCGCCTGGGGATCGCCCCAGAGCTGATGCTGCGCAAGAAAGCCCTGGAAGCCCTGCTCAAGAGCGGCTACCCCAACGGCCCCTACCAACTGCCCGATTCGCTGCGCGGCTGGCGCCGTGAGCGGATGGGCCAGGCCCTGCTGGACGACCTTGCAGGCGCCGGAGACAAGCAATGA
- a CDS encoding NAD(P)/FAD-dependent oxidoreductase, translating into MTRISSLPADDATCGWYHLSKPRTPRPAHSGHSQARWVVVGAGFTGLAAARQLATNFPNDEIVLIEAQEVGFGTSGRNAGFAIDLPHDIGAEDYIGDIDIAKTVLKLNLGGQSYLKELIERYDIECQFRHCGKYQAAIEGRGIAVLDAYRRGLDKLGQPYEVIEGSDLPEHIGTHFYRKGLFTPGTALLQPSALVKGLADSLPSNVSLYEHTPITDVEYGDKVLLRHANGTITADKLVLTTNAFGMSFGFLKGRMLPVFTYGSITRPLTEDEQARLGGKPYWGVIPADPFGTTMRRTVDNRLLIRNSFSYNPDGRSNRKYLERFVERHRESFARRFPMLPGVNFEYTWGGALALSRNHMGFFGKLAPNVVGALCCNGLGVTRGTVTGKLLADWLAGDKNELIEFLLNAPGPCANPPQPLVSLGLNANLMWGQFRAGKES; encoded by the coding sequence ATGACAAGAATAAGTTCGTTACCTGCCGATGATGCCACCTGTGGTTGGTATCACCTGAGCAAGCCCCGCACGCCGAGGCCGGCCCACAGTGGCCACAGCCAGGCGCGCTGGGTGGTGGTCGGCGCAGGTTTCACCGGCCTGGCGGCTGCACGCCAGCTGGCAACGAACTTCCCGAACGACGAGATCGTGCTGATCGAGGCCCAGGAGGTCGGTTTCGGCACTTCCGGGCGCAACGCCGGTTTTGCCATCGACTTGCCGCACGACATTGGTGCCGAGGACTACATCGGCGACATCGACATCGCCAAGACCGTGCTCAAGCTCAACCTGGGCGGCCAGTCGTACCTCAAGGAGCTGATCGAGCGCTACGACATCGAGTGCCAGTTCCGCCATTGCGGCAAGTACCAGGCTGCCATCGAAGGCCGCGGCATCGCGGTGCTGGATGCCTACCGCCGTGGCCTGGACAAGTTGGGCCAGCCCTATGAAGTGATCGAAGGCAGCGACCTGCCAGAGCACATCGGCACACACTTCTACCGCAAGGGGCTGTTCACCCCCGGCACCGCACTGCTGCAGCCATCGGCATTGGTGAAAGGCCTGGCCGACAGCCTGCCAAGTAACGTTTCCCTCTATGAGCACACACCGATCACCGACGTCGAGTACGGTGACAAGGTGCTGCTGCGCCATGCCAACGGCACGATCACCGCTGACAAGCTGGTGCTCACCACCAACGCTTTCGGCATGAGCTTCGGCTTCCTCAAGGGCCGCATGCTGCCAGTGTTCACCTACGGCAGCATTACCCGCCCGCTGACCGAGGACGAACAGGCGCGCCTGGGTGGCAAGCCGTACTGGGGCGTGATCCCGGCCGACCCGTTCGGTACCACCATGCGCCGGACCGTCGACAACCGCCTGCTGATCCGCAACAGCTTCAGCTACAACCCGGACGGGCGCAGCAATCGCAAATACCTGGAGCGCTTCGTAGAGCGCCATCGCGAATCCTTTGCCCGGCGCTTCCCGATGTTGCCCGGTGTGAACTTCGAATACACCTGGGGCGGTGCACTGGCGTTGTCGCGCAACCATATGGGCTTCTTTGGCAAGTTGGCGCCGAACGTGGTCGGTGCATTGTGCTGCAACGGCCTGGGCGTTACCCGTGGCACCGTCACCGGCAAGTTGCTGGCTGACTGGCTGGCAGGCGACAAGAACGAACTGATCGAGTTTCTGCTCAATGCCCCAGGGCCTTGTGCGAACCCACCGCAGCCCCTGGTTTCCCTGGGCTTGAACGCTAACCTGATGTGGGGGCAGTTCCGCGCTGGCAAGGAAAGCTGA